The DNA segment TTCACGTTCTACCTTTTTCGCGGTTTGCGCTACATGAAGTACATACGCATTGCCGTAATTGCCTTCAGCTCCCGGCCCACTGCTAAAAATATAACAGGCAAATTCAAACAGGTAGCCGTAAGCCTCCGGCAGTTCAGCAAGAAAAGTGCAGTAAAATCTGCGCATCCATGCCTTGTCCAGTTTCTTTTGCAGACCTTTCCATACCCTGTCGGCCTTTTTACTGTCGTTATGTACAGCAAATACCTTGCTGAAAGCATCTGGCTGATGGTAATGTTCCAGTTTAAGTAAAACTTTTCCGGGCTTTCTTTCAAACCACTCATAAACTGCACAAAGCAGGCCTTCCAGGCTCCCATCTATCAGGTATATCATGGTTTAAAACAGGATCAGTTGCTGAACATCGTGCTTTAAATATTTGCTCTGGCTTTCTGCCAGGATAAACGTTTTGATCTGGGTTCCCTGATAATCTTTGAGCTGATAAGGTGTGTCTGCACAGGTGATGAAATGTTTTGCCCTGTTGTAAGCTACGCCTATTTTTTTGAGCTGGTCAATCCTTAATTTCCCGAATTTGCGCGCCTGTACAATTTTTTTCGCAGAGCTTACACCGATTCCGGGGATGCGCAGGATCATTTTATAGGCGGCCACATTAATGTCTACCGGAAAATACTGCAGGTTCCTTAATGCCCAGCTTAACTTTGGGTCAATGTCAATATCCAGGTGAGGGTTCGCCTCGTTGAGCAATTCATTCACATGAAATCCATAGAATCGCATCAGCCAGTCGGTTTGGTACAACCTGTTTTCACGGATCAGCGGTGGCTGGGAACCAAGCACAGGCAGCCTGTTGTCGTTGCTGATGGGGATATAGCCGGAGTAATAAACACGTTTCAGCGAAAAATCCTTGTAAAATGCAGCTGCAGTATGCATAATGTCCTTATCCGTTTCCGGAGTCGCCCCTATGACCATTTGCGTACTCTGCCCTGCAGGAACAAATGTTGGCGTACTTTTGAAGAGTTTCTTTTCGTCTTTTAACTGGATGAGCTGGCGCTGGACAACAGCAAGTGGTTTTTTTACCTCTTCATGATTTTTTTCAGGAGCCAGCAGT comes from the Pedobacter heparinus DSM 2366 genome and includes:
- a CDS encoding putative DNA modification/repair radical SAM protein, coding for MSERIREKLNILADAAKYDVSCSSSGGTRKNDNKGLGDSHASGICHTYTEDGRCVSLLKILLTNHCIFDCAFCVSRKSNDIERAAFTVEEVVSLTINFYRRNFIEGLFLSSGIFKNADFTMERLLRVVKKLRLEERFNGYIHLKTIPGASEELIREAGLYADRMSINLEMPTESGLKLLAPEKNHEEVKKPLAVVQRQLIQLKDEKKLFKSTPTFVPAGQSTQMVIGATPETDKDIMHTAAAFYKDFSLKRVYYSGYIPISNDNRLPVLGSQPPLIRENRLYQTDWLMRFYGFHVNELLNEANPHLDIDIDPKLSWALRNLQYFPVDINVAAYKMILRIPGIGVSSAKKIVQARKFGKLRIDQLKKIGVAYNRAKHFITCADTPYQLKDYQGTQIKTFILAESQSKYLKHDVQQLILF